The candidate division KSB1 bacterium nucleotide sequence TCAAACGGAAAAAAGGCACAGCCTGCTCAGGTCTTCGGCACCAGCTGGCGCACCGCATCGATGATTGTGCCATCACGAAACTCGATGAGCGCGACGATGCGCTCGGCGAAGGTGGGCTTTTCCGGCTGCCCTGTCAGGTCGACCGCCATGCGATAGAGCTTGTCGATGGGCACGATGGGCAAACTGCTCCGTTTCAAGCGCTGCAACAGGTCTTTGCGCCGTGGGTTGATGGCAATGCCGCGCTCGGTCACCACCACGTCGATCATCTCGCCTGGGGCAGTAACGGTCACCACTTTATCCACGATGATCGGCACTCGCCCCCGCACCAACGGCGCGGTGATAATGGTGACCTCTGCATCGGCAGCATCCGTGAACCCACCGATGCCGTGCAGCAACCAGCCATCAGAGTGGGTGTTGACATTGACGTTGAAGTCGAGGTCGATTTCCGTGGCGCCCAGCACCGACACCTTGACCATTTGGGCGAAACAACCCTTGCTGTGGTAGTTGTAGGACACGAAAGGATTGGTCTCGATGTGGCGCGGATTGTCGCGAAGGGACTGCACTCCGGCCAGGTCGAAGCTCTGGCCGTCCAGGATGTAGCGCGTGAGGCCCTGGTTGAGCAGGTCCACCATGAATTGGGTGGAGCCACCCCGCACAAAGTCGGCGACCACACCGGCACGCGCCATGTGCTCGGCCATGAACTGCACGAAGGCAAGGGAGACGCCCCCGGCCCCTGCCTGAAAAGAGAAGTGCGGCTCGTGCATGATGCCGCTGTCCACCACCAGCTGCGCAGCGTACTTGGCGATGAGCAGCCGCGTGGGGCTGCGCGTGATCACCGTGGTGCCGGAAACGATGCGCGCCGGGTCCCCTATGGCCTCCACCTGGACGACGTAGTCGACGTTGCCGCCCTGGATGCTCCACGGGTAGCAGGGAAAGGGCACGAGGTTGTCAGTGACGACTACCACCTTGTCGGCGTAAAGGGAATCTGCCAAGGCAAAGCCGAGTGGGCCGCATGCCGATTTGCCATAGACGCCGTTGGCATTGCCGTGCGCGTCGACAGCCGGCGCAGCGATGAAGGCGACATCGATGTGCAGGTCGCCATCCTGGATGGCGCGATAGCGGCCGCCATGGGAACGGAGCACGCACACGCTCTTCATCTTTCCTAACGAGCACGCTCGGCCCACCGGCCCGTTCATCGATCCCTCGACCCGACGCACCACGCCCTTTTCGATGTGCCGCACCAACGGCTCGTGGCAGGGGAAGAGCGCAGAGGGGGCGACCACCAGGTCTTTGAGGCCTCTGCGCGCCAGCTTGTCCATGACCATGTTCACCACATAGTCGCCGTCCCGCAAGTGGTGGTGGAAGGAGACCGTCATGCCGTCCCTGATGCCACAGGCATCAATGGCGTCGTCCAACGACTTGAGGAGCTTGTTGCGATAGTCGCTGGCGGCGCGGATGGGCGCGCCAGCAGTACGTCCCCCGCCTTCGTCGGCGTGAGCCCCCTGAAATGGTCGCAGCTTTCTCCCTTCAATCTCGGTGGGCACTAACCGTCCCACGGCGTTCTCTACCAGGTCCATTCCCACACCTCGTGGTTCCTCAGTCGATAAGGCCAAGGGCCTTCGCCAGTTGCAGGGTGCGTCTTGCCCGTGCCACCACGGGCGCATCGATCATCTTTGTGCCGAGACTGGCGACGCCTGTACCGCGTTGCTCTGCCTCCTCCAGTGCGGCAATCACCTGCTGCGCATGCGCAATCCGCTCCGGAGTCGGGGCAAACGCGCGATGGATGGGCTCGATCTGCGCCGGGTGAATGACCCCTTTGCCTTCAAAGCCCAAGGCGATGGCCTCTTCTGTGCTTTTCAGCAAGCCGTCGACGTCGGCAACGTCGGAGAACACGGTATCGATGGCCTGCACGCGCGCCGCCTTTGCCGCCAGCACCAGCAGGCTGCGCGCCACAAAGCTCTCCTTGCCCTCGGCGGTGCGCTCCGCGCCGATGTCTGCGGTGAAATCCTCCGCCCCAAAGCAGAGGGCAACCACCCGCTGGCTGGCCGAGGCGATGTGGTAGGCGTTGAGCACCCCTCTCGCACTCTCGATGAGTGGCATGAGCCAGATCTGGTAGCGAAGGTGGTGCTCTCGCTCAAGGGCAGCCACTCTCTGCTCGACCTCCAGGACGCTTTCTGCCGTCTCGCACTTGGGGATGAGGATCGTGTCCGGCTGGGCCGGCACCACCATCTCCAGATCTGCGGCGCCGAACTCTGCGGATAGGGCGTTGATGCGCACGATGCGCTCGGCCGCACCAAAGTCCACCGCCAGTAGGCTGTTGCGCACTAACACGCGGGCTGCGGCCTTGTCCGCAGGGGCCACCGAATCTTCAAGGTCCAAGATGACGCTATCCGCCCCGAAGAGTCCCGCGTTGAGCATCAGGTCGGGGTTGTTGCCGGGCAGGTAGAGGCGCGTGCGCCGCAGGCGGTCCTTGGGCACCTGCCTCCGCTTGACCCGCCGCTCAGGCCAAACCCCGAGCCCTTCCACCGCCCAGAGGGCGCGCACGCCCGCCTCGACACGGGCCTGAATGACGTAGTCTAAGGCGCCCTTGTCGTCTACCGCCACGGAGGCATGACGCACGCCCAAGGCCTCGAGGGTAGAAAGAATGGTGGCGCGGATTTGTGGGCCAAATGTGCCGGCCACCGAGCTGACTAACTCGAGCCGGATGCCACCCCGCGTGCGTCGCTCGATGGTCAACAGCAGGTCACTCTTGTCACTTCTTCCGACTTGCACCCTCTCTTGCATATGCTTTCCTCAACAACAGAGCCGCAGCGATTCCGTTCACAGCAGGCTGGTGACCAGCTCTGCCTTCGGGGCTGGGATCACCACCTTGCGCATCAGCAAGCCTTTGGGCTGCACCACTGCCGCGCCTGCCTCCACAGCCGCCCTGGCGGCCGCCACCTCGCCCGTGAGGGTCACGAACGACTTGCCACCAAGTCCCACGGCCAGCCGCACTTCGATGAGCGTCACCTTAGCCGCCTTGGCCGCGGCATCGGCCGCCTGAATGCTGGAGGCAACCGAAAAGGTCTCGATGATCCCCAGCGCTTCGACGTGCTCGACGGCAGAGGTGGCGCTGATGGCCGGGAAAACGCCCTGGTGCACGCGTGGCAGGACCATTTCGTCGACCACCGTTTCGCCACCTCTGGCCACACCGGCATTGACGCTGCTCTGTACGGCCGCGACATCGCCACGCACCAGGCAGATATACTTGCCGGGGCAGACCGTCTTGGCCGCCACCAGCTCCACCTCGCTCACCTTGAGCATGGCATCCGCTGCCTCGATGCCCACCGCGATGCTGTTGAACTCCACCAAGCCTATGCAGTCACGCGCCGCTTGCGTCATCGCTCCTCTGCCATTTCCAATCACGCCGCTTCGATGCAGACCATTTCCTCGTCCACTTCTGCCACTCGGCCGGAGATGGAGGCCTGCACCCGGGCGCTCACTTCGTCTGGGCGGCAATCGCCGATGAGTTGGCCGGCAGCCACTTGCTGGCCGCGCCTCACCACGGGCCGCGCTGGGGAGCCCGCATGTTGCTTGAGGCGAATGCGCACGCGCTTCGGCACCACTTCCTGCTCACAGTACCGCGCCGGACGGGCATAGGGCGCGAGCTGGAACCGAGCCATCAGCCGCGATGTGGGAATGCGCCCACTGCCCATGCGAACGCGCGCCTTGGTCTCGCGGGGCTGGGGCGCCTGCACCCCCGCACTGCGCAGAGCACCCTTCAGCTCCCTGTTCACCAGGCGCGGCGACAAGCCCATTGGGCAGGCGTATTCGCACGCGCCGCACTCTGAGCAGAGCAGCGCCATGTGGCCGACCTCGCTCTCCGCAGCCAGCCCCAAGGCCATGCTCCGCATGACCCGATGCGGTTCCAAGTGATGCCCCAGCAGGTAGCGATTGCACGTCTCGGTGCACAATACGCACTGGGTACAGGCAGACCTCGCGTTGCGCAGCTGGTGGGCAACACTCTGCATGCGCCGCTGCGCACAGGGGTGGGCCAAGGGGAGCACAATCACCGCTGCCGTGGTCTTGTCGATGGGGGTCTCCGGATCAGTGGTCAGTGCCCCCATCATGACGCCGCCCATGAAGAATGCGGGGGCTTGGCACTGCGCGCCTCCGCAGAGCGACAAGAGCTCCCGTACCGTGGTCCCCACAGGAACGCGCACCACCTTGGGCTGCTGCACACAGCCGCCCACGGTCAGGGTGCGGTGCGTGACCGGCTCGCCTTGCCAGGCAGCAGCCACATTGCGCAGCGTCTCGACGTTTTGCACCAGCACACCCACTTGCACGGGCAGGCCCCCTTCGGGCACCGACCTGCCGGTGGCAAGAGCCACCACCTCATGCTCGTCACCCGCCGGGTAAACGTCGGGGAGCTCCACCACCTCGGCAGCATCACGCAGCGGAGCAACCAGATCGCGGTTCTTCTTCTTGACAGCGATGGCGACCCTCTGGGCACCTGTTGCCTGCGCGATCAGCCGCAGCCCCGTCAGCACTTGCTCCCCCTCGACGCGCAAGACCTCCTGGTCGCTGTAGAGAAGAGGTTCACACTCCGCGGCGTTGGCAATCACCCACTCCACTCGGTGGGCGACCTTGTGGTGCGTGGGAAACCCTCCACCACCTGCGCCGACCACCCCTGCAGCAAAGAGCTTTTGTGCCAAAGAGCTCACCACAGTTCACCAGGCCCTCTGCTACTGGTCAGCGCAGCGCCTCACTCCAACCGGATGGCTGGCGTGACCCGGTGGACAGCGGCGTCTCGTAGGTCTCCTTGAAACGCTTTATCCCTTCGAAAATGCCGCGAGCGATCCGCTTGTGGTGACCCTTCATGCGCAGGAGCTTTTCCTCCTCCCGGTTTGAAATGAAGCCCACTTCCACCAGCACACTGGGCATGGAGGCACCCACGAGCACGTAGAAGCCGGCCTGCTCAACGCCGAGATTGGGCGTCTTGGCCCATCGCTCCAGGCCGCGGGAGATGAGACCAGCTAATTGCTCGCTTTCGCGCACGAATTCGTTGTGCGCCATCACCGCAAGAATGAAGTTAGGGTTGGCCATCTCGTCGTAGCCGTTGGCCGCCGACTCGTACTCCTGGAGCACGGCATTCTCGCGGCGCGCCACTTCAAGGGCTTCCTCGGACTTGGCAGGACCGAGGATGTACACAGAGAAGCCGCGCGCCTTTGGGCTGCGGTGGGCATTGGCGTGGATGCTGATGAACAGCTTGCCATTCCGCCGGTTGGCCAAAGTGGTGCGCTGCTTGAGGGTGGGGTAGGTGTCTCCAGTGCGCGTCATGTGCACGGTCAGACCCAGTTCGTCCTCAAGCATGGCGCGCAGCTCTTTGGCCACCGATAGGGTCACGTCCTTCTCATAAAGTCCAGTGGGACCGATTGCGCCGGGGTCCTTGCCCCCATGGCCGGGGTCCAAGACAATCGTGTCGACGCGCCACTTCTCCCTCTGGGCCCGCAGGTCGTTCACGAGGTCGGTGGACAGGGTGTCCTGAGAAGGCAACGACACCCACACCTCCGCGCCCTCGCTGGGGATGATCACTTGCCTCTTTGTGGGGTTGCCACGCAGCCTGAGGGCGACGCGGGCCAGCTCAGGAGAGAGCTGGCTGGTGTACCACTGGCGCACTATCTTTGCCCGGTCGTCCAGGTTGGCAACCGTACTGTCGACCGTGCCCTTATAGAAATCCACATACAGCCACCCATTGCCCGGCAGGCTAGTGTAGACGTCCGAGGCGGCAAAGCGCCGCGTGGTGGCAATGCGTACCAGAGTGCCGTTCGCCTTCTCCTCCACAGTGACGCCCTGCACGGCGCCACCACCTGCGGCAAGCGTCAGGGTTGCGCTGTTCTCATCCCACTGCAGGCCTGCCGGCAGATAATCAGCCACCGCTTCCAGGAAGTACTGCACGGGCACGAACAGCTCCCCGTCACGCAGCAAAGCCTCTATGGGCATGTGGCGGACCGCGTTGCCGATGACTATGAAGCAGTTGAAGGGCGACACGGTGAGCTCCGCCTTGCCCAGGTAGAGGACCGTCTTGTTCGCCTTGGCGGTCTTGACCGTCCGCCCGCCCAGTGCAGCTGCCAGCTCATCGAGTGCAACATAGTGGCAGCCGCTCTGTTGAAAGGCGCGCAGCTGCCTGGTCTGCGCGTCTTCCTTGTAGCGCACCAGCACGCCCTGCACCTGGCCCGCCAATGACCCCGCCTCCAGGATCAGCCAACAAAAAAGCGCCATGCTGAGGGCTTTGCTCAGCATGGGACGCATCTTCTTGGCATCGACCATCACCCGAGGTTGTACCTCCGCCCTTTCACTTCCGCGTCAGGTAGCGGCTGGCCTGCTTCAGCTCCTTCTTTTCCCTCGAGGTGAGGTTGTCATAGCCCACCTCGTTGATCTTGTCCAGGAGCATATCCACGCGCTGGCGATAGCGTTGCATCTTCTCCCAGCGGCGCTGCTGGGCCTCCACACGACGGTTCCGCCACCACTGCCGCACACGTACCAGTGGATTGCCAAACAGCCAGCCGCGACGCAAGTAGAAGTAACCGACGACCATGCCCCCAAGGTGGGCCAAGTGGGCGATGCCCCCCTCGCTGCCGAACAGGCTGCCAATCCCACCCAACAGTGACATCCCGCCGAAAAGCAACACCAAGTACTTCGCCCTGATCTGGATGGGGAGCACGAAGAATAAAAACAGGGTGATGACACGCTCCGGGAAAAGCAGGCCATAGGCCATGAGGAGGCCGTACACCGCCCCGGAAGCGCCCACCACAGGCACTGCCGAGTGCAGACGGAACACCAGATGGAAAACGCCCGCCCCAATCCCGCAGGTGAGGTAGTAGGACAGTAGGCGCCGCCAACCCCAGACCCGCTCCAGCTCCGCGCCGAACACCCACAGGAACAGCATGTTCACCAGGAGGTGGAGCAAGTTCCCGTGCAGGAACATGTAGGTGAAGATCTGCCACCACCATCCTTTGCCCACCACCCAGGCTGGGATGAGGGCAAGGAAGGCCTCCAGGCGAGGAATGCGCACCGGCAGAAGGAGCCTGCCCGAGACAACCATCGGCTGCAGGAATGCGTTCCCCAACTGCTGGACAATGAACATGACTATGTTGGCGGCCAACAGCCACTTCACCGCCCTGGGCATGGCCACCATGGCCAGGCTGAACCTGGTTCTCAGCCGGTCTTCATACATTCGGCTTGGCTACCCTTACCAGAGGCCCATCACCACGGTCACCCTGGCACCGATGCCCGACAGGTCCACCTGGTCCCACACGGGCAGCCCTGCAGGCGTCTCGGTACGATTGCGCGACACCTCGGCGCTGCTGTAGAACACCTCAGCGGAAATGTCCGACCGGCGCCCTAGCCTGTACATGATGCCGCCGCCAACCTGCCAGGTAAAACCGCTGTAGAAGCGCCTCTCTGAAATGTCCTGAGCAAAGTTCTGCTCCTTGTTCCACAGAAGCTCGTAGCCAAGGCTCCCGCGCAACAAGTAGGCATGCACTCTGCTGCCCCGCATTCTCACCAGCAGCTCTGCGAGGAGAGGCACAATCGTGGTGTTGTAGTCAACCTCTTTCTGGATGGTGGTCTCACTGACGCCGCTTTGGTACTCTGTGGTCGCCACTGCGGAAGTCTTCACATAGTGCCTGCGGAACAAGTCGGCGGCAATGCCGATGGACACTGCTTCATCTACCTCGGCGCCTAACGAGGCACCGATGGAAAAGCCAGACTTGGCGTCTTTGGGGCTGAGGAACCCAACTCTTACGCCTAACTGCTTTTCCCACTGCGCCGAAGAGGTGACGGGTACCAGCGCCATGCATAGCACCGTCAACACGACAGCTGTCGCCCACCTGCGTCTCATGGTATGCTCCTCCTCACTTGGGTAAAAGCGTTGCCGAAAGCTATAAAAGGGTACAAATATCACGGGAAAAAATCAAGGGAAATCAAGG carries:
- the citD gene encoding citrate lyase acyl carrier protein codes for the protein MQERVQVGRSDKSDLLLTIERRTRGGIRLELVSSVAGTFGPQIRATILSTLEALGVRHASVAVDDKGALDYVIQARVEAGVRALWAVEGLGVWPERRVKRRQVPKDRLRRTRLYLPGNNPDLMLNAGLFGADSVILDLEDSVAPADKAAARVLVRNSLLAVDFGAAERIVRINALSAEFGAADLEMVVPAQPDTILIPKCETAESVLEVEQRVAALEREHHLRYQIWLMPLIESARGVLNAYHIASASQRVVALCFGAEDFTADIGAERTAEGKESFVARSLLVLAAKAARVQAIDTVFSDVADVDGLLKSTEEAIALGFEGKGVIHPAQIEPIHRAFAPTPERIAHAQQVIAALEEAEQRGTGVASLGTKMIDAPVVARARRTLQLAKALGLID
- the citF gene encoding citrate lyase subunit alpha — encoded protein: MDLVENAVGRLVPTEIEGRKLRPFQGAHADEGGGRTAGAPIRAASDYRNKLLKSLDDAIDACGIRDGMTVSFHHHLRDGDYVVNMVMDKLARRGLKDLVVAPSALFPCHEPLVRHIEKGVVRRVEGSMNGPVGRACSLGKMKSVCVLRSHGGRYRAIQDGDLHIDVAFIAAPAVDAHGNANGVYGKSACGPLGFALADSLYADKVVVVTDNLVPFPCYPWSIQGGNVDYVVQVEAIGDPARIVSGTTVITRSPTRLLIAKYAAQLVVDSGIMHEPHFSFQAGAGGVSLAFVQFMAEHMARAGVVADFVRGGSTQFMVDLLNQGLTRYILDGQSFDLAGVQSLRDNPRHIETNPFVSYNYHSKGCFAQMVKVSVLGATEIDLDFNVNVNTHSDGWLLHGIGGFTDAADAEVTIITAPLVRGRVPIIVDKVVTVTAPGEMIDVVVTERGIAINPRRKDLLQRLKRSSLPIVPIDKLYRMAVDLTGQPEKPTFAERIVALIEFRDGTIIDAVRQLVPKT
- a CDS encoding BMC domain-containing protein, with amino-acid sequence MTQAARDCIGLVEFNSIAVGIEAADAMLKVSEVELVAAKTVCPGKYICLVRGDVAAVQSSVNAGVARGGETVVDEMVLPRVHQGVFPAISATSAVEHVEALGIIETFSVASSIQAADAAAKAAKVTLIEVRLAVGLGGKSFVTLTGEVAAARAAVEAGAAVVQPKGLLMRKVVIPAPKAELVTSLL
- a CDS encoding porin family protein, with the protein product MRRRWATAVVLTVLCMALVPVTSSAQWEKQLGVRVGFLSPKDAKSGFSIGASLGAEVDEAVSIGIAADLFRRHYVKTSAVATTEYQSGVSETTIQKEVDYNTTIVPLLAELLVRMRGSRVHAYLLRGSLGYELLWNKEQNFAQDISERRFYSGFTWQVGGGIMYRLGRRSDISAEVFYSSAEVSRNRTETPAGLPVWDQVDLSGIGARVTVVMGLW
- a CDS encoding rhomboid family intramembrane serine protease encodes the protein MYEDRLRTRFSLAMVAMPRAVKWLLAANIVMFIVQQLGNAFLQPMVVSGRLLLPVRIPRLEAFLALIPAWVVGKGWWWQIFTYMFLHGNLLHLLVNMLFLWVFGAELERVWGWRRLLSYYLTCGIGAGVFHLVFRLHSAVPVVGASGAVYGLLMAYGLLFPERVITLFLFFVLPIQIRAKYLVLLFGGMSLLGGIGSLFGSEGGIAHLAHLGGMVVGYFYLRRGWLFGNPLVRVRQWWRNRRVEAQQRRWEKMQRYRQRVDMLLDKINEVGYDNLTSREKKELKQASRYLTRK
- a CDS encoding 4Fe-4S dicluster domain-containing protein — its product is MAQKLFAAGVVGAGGGGFPTHHKVAHRVEWVIANAAECEPLLYSDQEVLRVEGEQVLTGLRLIAQATGAQRVAIAVKKKNRDLVAPLRDAAEVVELPDVYPAGDEHEVVALATGRSVPEGGLPVQVGVLVQNVETLRNVAAAWQGEPVTHRTLTVGGCVQQPKVVRVPVGTTVRELLSLCGGAQCQAPAFFMGGVMMGALTTDPETPIDKTTAAVIVLPLAHPCAQRRMQSVAHQLRNARSACTQCVLCTETCNRYLLGHHLEPHRVMRSMALGLAAESEVGHMALLCSECGACEYACPMGLSPRLVNRELKGALRSAGVQAPQPRETKARVRMGSGRIPTSRLMARFQLAPYARPARYCEQEVVPKRVRIRLKQHAGSPARPVVRRGQQVAAGQLIGDCRPDEVSARVQASISGRVAEVDEEMVCIEAA
- a CDS encoding N-acetylmuramoyl-L-alanine amidase; amino-acid sequence: MLSKALSMALFCWLILEAGSLAGQVQGVLVRYKEDAQTRQLRAFQQSGCHYVALDELAAALGGRTVKTAKANKTVLYLGKAELTVSPFNCFIVIGNAVRHMPIEALLRDGELFVPVQYFLEAVADYLPAGLQWDENSATLTLAAGGGAVQGVTVEEKANGTLVRIATTRRFAASDVYTSLPGNGWLYVDFYKGTVDSTVANLDDRAKIVRQWYTSQLSPELARVALRLRGNPTKRQVIIPSEGAEVWVSLPSQDTLSTDLVNDLRAQREKWRVDTIVLDPGHGGKDPGAIGPTGLYEKDVTLSVAKELRAMLEDELGLTVHMTRTGDTYPTLKQRTTLANRRNGKLFISIHANAHRSPKARGFSVYILGPAKSEEALEVARRENAVLQEYESAANGYDEMANPNFILAVMAHNEFVRESEQLAGLISRGLERWAKTPNLGVEQAGFYVLVGASMPSVLVEVGFISNREEEKLLRMKGHHKRIARGIFEGIKRFKETYETPLSTGSRQPSGWSEALR